The following coding sequences are from one Saprospiraceae bacterium window:
- a CDS encoding carboxymuconolactone decarboxylase family protein — MTSFIDKGVPVPKENFTGTVWVNMNVKPDEGYNTNIGTVTFEPKARTNWHSHTSGQILFVIEGIGYYQEKGKPIQLIQKGDVVKVPKNTEHWHEASHGSSMRHIALVPEYDKDKTEWLKPLSDAEYNHFKTEKSEVNITETAHKNHEELWPNYNSKAAINDPDLINVFDNFAFDEVIHHDTMDAKLRVLLIMATTIGCQALSEYKMFVNAALNVGVTPVEIKEVLYQSVPYVGISKVLDFIYATNEIFTERNITLPLESQSTATPETRLEKGLAKQKEIVGNRIDDMYKSSPKDLLHIQEYLSANCFGDYITRSGLDVKTREMVTLSFLIAMGGTESQIKGHIQGNSNVGNDRQTLINLMTQLLPYVGYPRTLNAINCLNEILPIK, encoded by the coding sequence ATGACATCATTTATAGATAAAGGAGTTCCCGTTCCCAAAGAAAATTTCACAGGAACAGTTTGGGTGAATATGAACGTAAAACCCGATGAAGGCTACAACACCAATATTGGAACGGTAACTTTTGAACCGAAAGCAAGAACCAATTGGCACAGCCACACAAGTGGTCAAATATTGTTTGTGATTGAAGGCATTGGATATTATCAGGAAAAAGGCAAACCCATTCAGTTAATACAAAAAGGTGATGTGGTCAAAGTTCCAAAAAATACAGAGCATTGGCACGAAGCATCACACGGAAGTTCGATGAGGCACATTGCACTTGTTCCCGAATATGACAAGGATAAAACAGAATGGTTGAAACCTTTAAGCGATGCAGAATATAACCACTTTAAAACCGAAAAATCAGAAGTGAATATTACAGAGACGGCACACAAAAACCACGAAGAATTGTGGCCAAATTACAATTCAAAAGCTGCAATAAATGACCCCGATTTGATCAATGTGTTTGACAATTTTGCTTTTGATGAAGTCATCCATCACGACACAATGGATGCCAAATTAAGAGTGTTATTGATTATGGCAACTACCATTGGCTGTCAGGCGTTGTCAGAATATAAAATGTTTGTAAATGCAGCTCTAAACGTGGGTGTAACACCAGTAGAAATAAAAGAAGTATTGTATCAGTCAGTGCCTTACGTTGGCATTTCTAAAGTGCTTGATTTCATTTATGCTACCAATGAAATTTTCACAGAACGAAATATTACTTTACCATTAGAAAGTCAATCTACCGCCACTCCCGAAACAAGACTTGAAAAGGGATTGGCAAAGCAAAAAGAAATTGTGGGTAATCGTATTGATGATATGTATAAAAGTTCGCCTAAAGACTTGTTGCATATCCAAGAGTATTTATCTGCCAACTGTTTTGGCGATTACATTACCAGAAGCGGATTAGATGTTAAAACCAGAGAAATGGTAACGTTATCCTTTTTAATAGCAATGGGAGGAACTGAAAGCCAAATAAAAGGGCATATTCAGGGCAATTCCAATGTTGGAAACGACAGACAAACTTTAATCAACTTAATGACACAGTTGTTGCCTTATGTGGGTTATCCAAGAACACTAAATGCAATCAACTGTTTGAACGAAATTTTACCAATAAAATAA
- a CDS encoding NAD(P)-dependent alcohol dehydrogenase gives MKIKHLFTIIMSLTFIATAFSQNKTVPAKGFAVLANDGKFKPFEFERHALGDDEIKIDILYAGICHSDLHHVKSDWGKEEFPMVPGHEIAGRVSEVGKNVTKFKVGDLAGVGCLVNSCGHCDFCKANLEQYCKENVLTYHDHDQFHNNETTQGGYSNNIVLTEKFAIKIPANADLKKVAPLLCAGITVYSPIHYAGVKKGDKVGVAGYGGLGHMAVQYLVKMGADVTVFDITEEKRAEALRMGATKYVNVNNPEDLKGLDNTLSLIISTIPASYDPNMYLKMLNINGQLAIVGLPPFAIMPTIPIDKLIWQGNRKVFGSQIGGIKETQEMLDYSIKNNIYPEVEIISATSQSIEEAYQKVLDGKVKFRFVIDMTTMK, from the coding sequence ATGAAAATCAAACATCTTTTTACAATAATAATGTCGCTGACATTTATTGCAACCGCATTCTCACAAAACAAAACTGTTCCCGCCAAAGGCTTTGCCGTATTGGCAAATGACGGAAAATTTAAACCGTTTGAATTTGAACGTCACGCATTGGGTGATGATGAAATTAAAATTGACATTCTTTACGCAGGTATTTGTCACAGCGATTTGCACCACGTTAAAAGCGATTGGGGCAAAGAAGAATTTCCCATGGTTCCCGGACACGAAATTGCTGGACGAGTATCAGAAGTAGGAAAAAATGTGACCAAGTTTAAAGTTGGCGATTTAGCAGGTGTTGGTTGCTTGGTCAATTCTTGCGGGCATTGCGATTTCTGCAAAGCCAATTTGGAACAATACTGCAAAGAAAATGTGCTTACCTATCACGACCACGACCAATTTCACAACAATGAAACCACACAAGGCGGTTATTCAAACAACATTGTGCTGACTGAAAAATTTGCAATAAAAATTCCTGCCAATGCAGATTTGAAAAAAGTTGCTCCATTGCTTTGTGCAGGTATTACAGTGTATTCGCCTATCCATTACGCAGGAGTAAAAAAAGGCGATAAAGTTGGCGTTGCTGGCTATGGTGGATTGGGGCACATGGCAGTTCAGTATTTGGTAAAGATGGGGGCAGACGTTACAGTATTTGATATAACCGAAGAAAAACGAGCTGAAGCTTTACGAATGGGAGCTACTAAATATGTGAATGTAAATAATCCCGAAGACCTAAAAGGATTAGACAATACACTTAGTCTTATTATCAGCACAATTCCCGCAAGCTACGACCCGAATATGTATTTAAAAATGTTGAACATCAACGGACAATTAGCCATCGTAGGACTTCCACCATTCGCTATTATGCCAACTATTCCTATTGATAAATTGATTTGGCAAGGTAACCGCAAAGTGTTCGGTTCTCAAATTGGAGGTATTAAAGAAACACAAGAAATGTTGGATTACTCTATAAAAAACAACATTTATCCCGAAGTAGAAATTATCTCTGCTACGTCTCAATCCATAGAAGAGGCTTATCAAAAAGTGTTAGACGGTAAAGTGAAATTCCGTTTTGTAATAGATATGACAACAATGAAATAA
- a CDS encoding helix-turn-helix transcriptional regulator → MKKVENIETFYEEKHTWMPDNLRKEIGHFNVFKLDPFIGKNAKQVPYRKRDYYKITLIIGNGVVQYADKTIEVKKHALVFSNPQIPYSWTQLDKVRTGQFCVFNQTLFHQYGNLDQYSVFQPNGTHVFELTTEQVKTATAVYDRMFDEFNSEYIHKYDVLRNLTFELIHFAMKMHPATSLDKQPVNAAKRISTLFLELLERQFPIDDNHQTMQLRSASDFAEKLNIHVNHLNRAVKETAEKTTSEIIAERILQEAKILLRHSSWNVSEIAYSLGFTEPTHFNNFFKKHTKLSPMKFRVV, encoded by the coding sequence ATGAAAAAAGTTGAGAACATAGAAACGTTTTATGAGGAGAAGCATACTTGGATGCCTGACAATCTGCGAAAAGAAATAGGGCATTTCAATGTATTTAAGCTCGACCCGTTTATAGGAAAGAACGCCAAACAAGTGCCTTACCGCAAAAGGGACTACTATAAAATCACATTGATTATTGGCAATGGCGTAGTTCAATATGCCGACAAGACAATAGAAGTAAAAAAACATGCTTTGGTGTTTTCCAATCCGCAAATACCATATAGTTGGACACAATTAGACAAGGTTCGCACTGGACAATTCTGCGTTTTTAACCAAACACTTTTTCACCAATATGGCAACCTCGACCAATATTCCGTTTTTCAACCGAATGGAACGCATGTATTTGAATTGACAACGGAACAAGTTAAAACTGCTACTGCTGTGTATGACAGAATGTTTGACGAGTTTAACTCCGAGTATATTCATAAATACGATGTATTACGCAACTTGACATTTGAGTTGATACATTTTGCTATGAAGATGCATCCAGCAACAAGTTTGGACAAGCAACCCGTGAATGCTGCCAAGAGAATTTCTACCTTATTCTTAGAGTTGTTGGAAAGACAGTTTCCTATTGATGACAACCATCAAACTATGCAGCTACGTTCAGCTTCTGATTTTGCAGAGAAATTGAATATTCATGTAAACCACCTGAACCGAGCAGTAAAGGAAACGGCAGAAAAAACAACATCGGAAATAATTGCTGAACGTATTTTACAAGAAGCAAAAATCCTGTTGCGACACAGTTCTTGGAATGTTTCTGAAATTGCTTACTCATTAGGTTTTACAGAACCGACACATTTCAACAACTTTTTTAAAAAGCACACCAAGTTAAGCCCGATGAAATTTCGTGTTGTTTGA
- a CDS encoding tyrosine-type recombinase/integrase, producing MILAIALQKFMQGNEISKNVLQENAIFYLKKLQQTMTIKEYGLGSIKSYVNEMTLLFKYYHHKRVEDILQEDIEQYLIYIKTAHQVGRAKCRSVAQACSFFFKKIHPCKYIVPSNLYPKKQFILPNIMSEEDIEKLICTPMTVKEYCVVGLLYGTGMRISELCNLRIADIDSKSKRIKIIQGKGSKDRYTLLPDHLVARLREFYILESRPKVYLFTSKQTGRAMHPRSMQLVVNSAMEKAGFKTSKYTAHTLRHSFATHLLNSGTNLHVIKTLLGHSKIETTMIYLHLQKHTQLGIISPLDQLFQRGTKSN from the coding sequence ATGATACTTGCCATTGCATTACAAAAATTTATGCAAGGTAACGAAATTTCCAAAAATGTATTACAAGAGAATGCAATTTTTTATTTAAAGAAGTTGCAACAGACAATGACCATAAAAGAATATGGTCTAGGCTCCATCAAATCCTACGTCAATGAGATGACATTATTGTTTAAATACTATCATCATAAGCGAGTAGAGGATATTCTACAAGAAGATATAGAGCAATATTTGATTTATATAAAAACAGCGCATCAAGTAGGTCGAGCTAAGTGTAGAAGTGTGGCACAAGCATGCAGTTTTTTCTTTAAGAAGATACATCCGTGCAAATACATCGTGCCGAGTAATTTATATCCGAAGAAGCAATTTATATTGCCAAATATCATGAGTGAAGAAGATATTGAAAAACTAATATGTACACCAATGACGGTGAAGGAATATTGTGTTGTTGGATTATTGTATGGCACTGGAATGCGAATCAGTGAATTGTGTAATCTTCGGATAGCAGATATCGATAGCAAATCAAAGCGAATTAAAATAATACAAGGTAAAGGGTCTAAGGATCGATATACATTGCTTCCGGATCATCTGGTGGCTAGACTGAGAGAATTCTATATCCTTGAATCAAGACCAAAGGTATATTTATTTACAAGTAAGCAAACTGGCAGAGCAATGCATCCAAGAAGTATGCAACTGGTAGTAAATTCAGCAATGGAGAAAGCTGGATTCAAGACAAGTAAATATACAGCTCATACATTGCGTCATAGTTTTGCAACACATCTACTTAATAGTGGCACAAATCTGCATGTGATCAAAACACTATTAGGACATAGTAAGATAGAGACCACGATGATCTATCTACATTTACAAAAGCATACACAACTTGGAATAATATCTCCACTCGATCAATTGTTTCAACGTGGAACAAAATCAAATTGA
- a CDS encoding ATP-binding protein yields MSNEIIVEDSIFRVGRVISVDGRSIRVSVDKAKNSSHLVYKGDLIKNVSVGSYIKIIKGFTIIIGKVEGEFTYEDKIASTKEYSSDKEKINRSLSVSLLGFFNKKEFERGIKEMPLVDNECYLLDRKEFNQVHDFIRKTDEPLVIGTLTLEKGQTITVGIDSLFASHIGIFGNTGSGKSYTLAKLYFELFKIYKDNQKFKQKSNFFLLDFNGEYVTESENVIIPKEYKNIYRLNTKNNDGQKYPISKETLYDHNFWAIVLEATEKTQTPFLRRAIGNTSLAEKIKTNESLKELIKSTFLLGIAKNDGELGQKILIEFLSELYFSLGHSNLLEIRDSIRDRITFYARDNKREFVYIDDDGEWYWDNNMRTKILEHFEELELTNTEINDLDVLKLQIVFQYYDEIIKGFANIEHLAPLIKRLGKNFSDIRKVIEAKDDVSTSRNFTIVSLKDVNIHMRKILPLLLCKQLYEGEKAKNDETTHLNIIIDEAHNILSRDSNRESEQWKDYRLETFEEIIKEGRKFGVFLTLSSQRPSDISPTIISQLHNYFLHRLINNNDIIAVEKTISYLDKLSFEYLPILPTGTCILAGLSAQVPVVIDIGAIDKEFEPNNKTRSLIENWKD; encoded by the coding sequence ATGTCAAACGAAATAATAGTCGAAGATTCAATATTTAGAGTAGGTAGAGTAATTTCTGTTGATGGTCGGTCAATTAGAGTTTCAGTTGACAAAGCAAAAAATTCATCCCATTTAGTGTATAAAGGTGACCTAATTAAAAATGTATCTGTTGGTAGCTACATTAAAATAATAAAAGGTTTCACAATAATTATTGGTAAGGTTGAAGGGGAGTTCACTTATGAAGACAAAATTGCTTCTACGAAAGAATATAGTAGTGATAAGGAAAAGATAAATAGGTCACTTAGTGTAAGCCTGCTTGGTTTTTTTAACAAAAAGGAATTTGAGCGTGGAATTAAAGAGATGCCTTTAGTTGATAACGAATGTTATCTTTTAGACAGAAAAGAGTTTAACCAAGTACATGATTTTATTCGAAAAACTGATGAGCCTTTAGTTATCGGAACACTAACTTTAGAAAAAGGACAAACCATCACAGTTGGAATTGATAGTCTATTCGCCAGCCATATTGGTATTTTTGGTAATACAGGAAGCGGAAAGTCATATACACTAGCCAAGCTCTATTTTGAGCTGTTTAAAATTTACAAAGACAATCAGAAATTCAAGCAAAAATCAAATTTCTTTTTGCTAGATTTTAATGGAGAATATGTAACCGAATCAGAAAATGTAATTATCCCAAAAGAATACAAGAATATTTATCGGTTGAACACAAAAAACAATGACGGTCAAAAGTATCCGATTTCTAAAGAAACGCTTTATGACCATAATTTTTGGGCAATTGTATTAGAAGCTACTGAGAAAACTCAAACACCATTCTTAAGAAGAGCAATCGGCAACACTTCACTTGCAGAAAAGATTAAAACAAATGAGAGTCTTAAGGAGCTTATCAAAAGCACTTTTTTGCTTGGGATTGCAAAGAACGATGGCGAACTAGGTCAAAAGATTTTAATTGAATTTCTATCTGAGCTATATTTTTCGTTGGGTCATTCTAATTTACTCGAGATTAGAGATTCTATCAGAGATAGAATCACATTCTATGCCAGAGATAATAAAAGAGAGTTTGTTTACATAGACGATGATGGTGAATGGTATTGGGATAATAACATGAGAACAAAAATTCTAGAACACTTTGAGGAATTAGAATTAACAAACACAGAAATAAACGACTTGGATGTTCTCAAATTACAGATAGTTTTTCAATATTATGATGAGATAATCAAGGGATTTGCGAACATCGAACATCTTGCCCCATTGATAAAGCGGTTAGGAAAAAATTTTAGTGATATAAGAAAAGTTATTGAAGCGAAAGATGATGTTTCAACTTCTAGAAATTTCACAATAGTATCGTTAAAGGATGTCAATATTCATATGCGTAAAATATTGCCATTGTTGTTGTGTAAACAACTTTATGAAGGAGAGAAGGCAAAAAATGATGAGACAACTCACTTAAATATAATAATAGATGAGGCACACAATATTCTTTCAAGAGATTCAAATCGAGAAAGTGAACAATGGAAAGATTATAGACTTGAAACTTTTGAAGAAATAATAAAAGAAGGTAGAAAATTCGGTGTTTTTCTGACATTATCTAGCCAAAGGCCTTCTGATATTTCGCCAACAATAATTTCACAATTGCACAACTATTTTTTACACAGACTAATAAACAACAATGATATTATTGCGGTGGAGAAAACCATCTCTTATCTTGATAAACTATCCTTTGAGTATTTACCAATTCTGCCAACAGGTACTTGTATTTTAGCAGGGCTTTCAGCTCAAGTTCCAGTAGTAATAGACATTGGAGCAATTGATAAAGAATTTGAGCCAAATAATAAAACAAGAAGCTTGATTGAAAATTGGAAAGATTAA
- a CDS encoding SIR2 family protein gives MDIEKFKNTIQDCNLNFLVGSGLSVPYFSTLGNIEVLLTELERNKTLSENEKTIVRASILGKYFKTVISKNPQIIDETITDVKRDEVLSNYKNFLVYLNTIVLKRKSTILNKQVNIFTTNIDVFFEKALETSQLEYNDGFYGRFNPIFNLTNFKNSLFKKSLHYDNTSEIPVFNLLKVHGSLTWETDKDNIIYSGLRAINSVQVKFDNVESDLIDFDTSATIDTHFTTEVKGKTILPTYGEFLEEYKKFAVVNPTKEKFQDTILNLQYYELLRLFSNELEKENTILIVFGFSMADEHIREIVTRAANSNPTLTIKVFAYDNSAKLDIEANLKKGSATIRYYNIEVLEIEDTSKHFDFKTFNQAFLKAILDKID, from the coding sequence ATGGACATAGAGAAATTTAAAAATACAATTCAAGACTGCAATTTGAATTTCCTTGTTGGGTCAGGTCTTTCAGTTCCTTACTTTTCGACACTTGGTAACATTGAAGTTCTTTTAACTGAATTGGAACGAAACAAAACTCTTAGCGAAAACGAAAAAACCATTGTTAGAGCTTCAATTTTGGGGAAATACTTCAAAACTGTTATCAGCAAAAACCCTCAAATTATTGATGAAACTATTACAGATGTTAAGAGAGACGAGGTTCTATCAAACTACAAAAATTTCTTAGTTTATCTAAATACAATTGTTCTAAAAAGAAAAAGTACCATTCTTAACAAACAAGTCAACATTTTCACGACAAATATCGATGTGTTTTTCGAAAAGGCTTTGGAGACCTCTCAACTTGAATACAACGATGGATTTTACGGCCGATTTAACCCTATTTTTAACCTAACAAATTTCAAGAATTCTTTATTCAAAAAAAGCCTTCATTACGATAACACCTCAGAAATCCCTGTTTTCAACTTATTGAAAGTCCATGGCTCGTTGACTTGGGAAACAGATAAAGATAATATTATTTATTCAGGTTTAAGAGCTATCAATTCTGTCCAAGTTAAATTTGACAATGTTGAATCGGATTTGATTGATTTTGATACATCAGCAACTATCGACACTCATTTTACTACAGAAGTTAAAGGAAAAACTATTTTACCAACCTATGGAGAGTTTTTAGAAGAATATAAAAAATTTGCAGTTGTAAACCCAACCAAGGAAAAGTTTCAAGACACAATTCTTAATCTTCAGTATTATGAGCTTCTAAGATTATTTTCAAACGAGTTAGAAAAAGAAAATACGATACTCATCGTATTCGGATTTTCTATGGCAGATGAACACATTAGGGAGATTGTTACAAGAGCAGCAAACTCGAATCCTACTCTAACAATCAAAGTTTTCGCTTATGACAATAGTGCAAAACTTGATATAGAGGCAAATCTAAAAAAAGGAAGTGCCACTATTCGTTATTATAATATTGAAGTCTTAGAGATTGAAGATACATCTAAACATTTCGACTTTAAAACTTTCAACCAAGCGTTCTTAAAAGCAATCTTAGACAAAATTGATTAG
- a CDS encoding Omp28-related outer membrane protein: MMKKLYLIASILLFAGVLGYSQAKKYITLQHFTNTGCPSCASANPGFYTKLFDPALQGSYHHFTVHPSFPYSTCPLYQANKEQNSLLTKFYNINSTPMIVINGTKTKGAGAVTSADLSADLNSSSAISIVVSETGTTSKTVNVEIKTVGTKPGSSYKLMVVAVEKQIDLVTANRERVHYNVFRTMVSPAAGESITLANTGSSVSFVYNYTVNSAWNENQMYAIAYLYDSNTKEILNSGTKFDLISSTNDIQASDIQVYPNPVKEVLNLDLGQSTAASVNVVITNMFGREIKSNFERQNNTLIIPVGDLPRGIYFARINVGDRTITKKWIKS, encoded by the coding sequence ATGATGAAAAAATTATACTTAATCGCTTCTATTTTACTTTTTGCCGGAGTACTGGGTTATAGTCAGGCAAAGAAGTATATTACCTTACAGCATTTTACCAATACAGGTTGTCCTAGCTGTGCCAGTGCGAATCCGGGGTTCTATACCAAATTATTTGATCCCGCATTGCAGGGCAGCTACCACCATTTTACGGTGCACCCCTCATTTCCTTATAGCACCTGCCCGTTGTATCAGGCTAACAAAGAGCAAAATTCTCTACTGACCAAGTTTTACAATATCAACAGTACACCAATGATAGTGATCAATGGTACGAAGACAAAAGGCGCCGGAGCCGTGACTTCAGCAGATCTGTCTGCTGACCTCAATAGCAGTTCAGCGATTTCAATTGTGGTCAGCGAAACCGGTACGACCTCCAAAACTGTCAATGTTGAAATCAAGACCGTAGGGACTAAGCCCGGCAGCAGTTACAAGCTCATGGTAGTCGCAGTAGAAAAACAAATAGATCTGGTCACAGCCAATCGCGAACGCGTACATTACAACGTGTTTCGCACGATGGTCAGTCCGGCTGCCGGAGAATCCATCACTTTAGCCAATACAGGATCTTCGGTTTCATTTGTCTATAATTATACGGTAAACAGTGCCTGGAATGAAAATCAAATGTATGCGATCGCCTATCTCTATGATTCCAATACGAAGGAAATTCTCAACTCAGGTACAAAATTTGACCTGATCTCTTCTACAAATGATATTCAGGCTTCAGATATTCAGGTCTATCCGAATCCGGTGAAGGAAGTCCTCAATCTGGATCTGGGTCAATCCACCGCTGCTTCTGTCAATGTCGTGATTACAAACATGTTTGGTCGTGAGATCAAGAGCAATTTCGAGAGACAGAACAACACGCTTATCATTCCTGTAGGAGACCTTCCGAGAGGGATTTATTTTGCGCGAATCAATGTAGGGGACAGGACGATCACCAAGAAGTGGATAAAGTCCTGA
- a CDS encoding peptidase M1 — MNFRFPNWIMVCFLVPAFLLNAQDEGVFRGCKRPSEHQWQDVNQRISARAASDFNIVYSRMNWNIDPAVNYISGTVTHYFAPTTNSFAELQLDLSPSLKVNQILYHGNILSSFTHSAPFNLNITLPSEISAGSLDSISISYAGVPTATGFGSFIQSDHNGVPVIWTLSEPYGAQEWWPCKNGLDDKIDSLDIFVTCPKKYKAASNGSLQQITDGTATDHTYHWRHRYPIASYLVAIAVTNYEVYTDDVILNNGTAMPMLNYVYPENLQDAKSGTANLVQVLRFYDSLFVTYPFAAEKYGHAQFGWGGGMEHQTMSFVTSYGWGLLSHELAHQWFGDMVTCGSWEDIWLNEGFATYLEGLTRERFVTEQNYSWYNWKEDNLNYILLANDGSVLVEDTSNVGRIFHGRLSYAKGAYLLHMLRWKLGDANFFQGVRDYLRSERYSFGRTHELQKNLENSSRQNLSEFFSDWFEGQGFPRYFVEWNQDVDNKVYIKISQSSSHPSVSFFEMPIPVLLKGQGKEKMLRLENVHDKQIFVNDVDFVIEEVVFDPELWILCSNGVSKSLVLGLNEGDLHSAYEIYPNPTNGMLFIDSKLGTQDGFRWSLRQSTGSEVRSGYYQAEGIDLSELIPGVYVLDIQEPGTGNSLKYKLIRN; from the coding sequence ATGAATTTTCGATTCCCAAACTGGATTATGGTTTGCTTCTTAGTCCCCGCTTTTTTGCTGAATGCCCAAGATGAAGGAGTTTTCAGAGGCTGCAAAAGGCCTTCAGAGCACCAATGGCAAGATGTGAATCAGCGCATATCGGCGAGAGCTGCTTCAGATTTTAACATCGTGTACAGCAGGATGAATTGGAATATTGATCCCGCGGTTAATTATATCTCGGGTACGGTGACGCATTATTTTGCACCGACTACCAACAGCTTTGCGGAACTTCAACTAGATCTGTCACCGAGCCTCAAGGTGAATCAGATATTGTATCACGGCAACATCCTGAGCAGTTTTACTCATTCTGCACCTTTCAATCTCAACATAACACTGCCTTCTGAAATCTCTGCAGGTAGTCTGGACAGTATTTCGATCAGCTATGCAGGTGTGCCCACCGCAACCGGATTTGGATCATTCATTCAGTCAGACCACAACGGTGTGCCGGTAATCTGGACCCTGTCAGAGCCCTATGGAGCTCAGGAATGGTGGCCTTGCAAAAACGGCCTTGATGACAAAATTGACTCGCTGGATATCTTTGTCACATGTCCTAAAAAGTATAAGGCTGCCAGCAACGGATCACTCCAGCAAATCACAGATGGAACAGCAACTGACCACACCTACCACTGGAGACATCGCTATCCTATCGCTTCATATCTTGTGGCTATCGCCGTCACGAATTATGAGGTGTACACTGATGATGTTATCCTAAATAATGGTACTGCAATGCCTATGCTGAATTATGTCTATCCTGAAAATCTACAGGATGCCAAATCAGGAACGGCCAACCTGGTTCAGGTTCTCAGATTTTACGACAGTTTGTTTGTCACTTATCCCTTTGCAGCCGAAAAATATGGCCATGCACAATTTGGATGGGGTGGAGGAATGGAGCACCAGACGATGAGTTTTGTGACCAGTTACGGTTGGGGCTTATTGTCTCATGAGCTTGCCCATCAATGGTTTGGAGACATGGTGACTTGTGGTTCGTGGGAAGATATCTGGCTCAATGAAGGATTTGCGACTTATCTCGAAGGCTTGACCAGAGAACGATTTGTCACTGAACAAAATTATAGTTGGTATAACTGGAAAGAAGACAATCTCAACTACATCCTACTTGCCAATGATGGATCTGTACTGGTAGAAGATACCAGCAACGTAGGCCGCATCTTCCACGGGAGATTGTCCTATGCTAAAGGAGCTTATTTACTTCATATGTTGCGCTGGAAACTCGGCGATGCCAATTTCTTTCAAGGAGTGCGCGACTATCTCAGGTCAGAGCGTTATAGTTTTGGGCGTACACATGAGCTTCAGAAAAACCTTGAAAACTCGTCCAGACAAAACCTCTCCGAGTTTTTCTCAGATTGGTTTGAAGGGCAAGGTTTCCCACGTTATTTTGTAGAATGGAATCAGGATGTAGACAATAAAGTCTATATCAAGATATCACAGTCATCTTCACATCCTTCCGTTTCTTTTTTTGAAATGCCGATTCCCGTGTTGCTCAAAGGGCAAGGCAAGGAAAAAATGTTGAGATTAGAAAATGTACACGATAAACAAATATTCGTCAATGATGTCGATTTTGTTATAGAAGAAGTTGTTTTTGACCCAGAGCTATGGATACTTTGCAGCAATGGAGTATCCAAATCCCTCGTTTTAGGATTAAATGAAGGCGATCTTCATTCTGCTTATGAAATATACCCCAATCCTACAAATGGAATGCTGTTTATAGATAGCAAGTTAGGTACGCAGGATGGATTTAGATGGTCATTGAGACAAAGCACCGGATCTGAAGTCCGGTCGGGTTATTATCAGGCAGAGGGTATTGATCTTAGTGAGCTGATACCGGGAGTTTATGTCTTAGATATACAAGAGCCCGGGACGGGAAATTCGTTGAAATACAAGCTGATTCGAAATTGA